The following proteins are encoded in a genomic region of Microtus ochrogaster isolate Prairie Vole_2 chromosome 5, MicOch1.0, whole genome shotgun sequence:
- the Yipf2 gene encoding protein YIPF2 isoform X1, with protein MAATDELAFHEFEEATNLLAETPNAATTSQSDALTSREHVAVVMESGIGYRAEEMEEEGDRTSLLQEEKPQPRFWTFDYYQSFFDVDTSQVLDRIKGSLLPHPGHNFVWHHLRNRPDLYGLMDLGLHVPFTGPFWICATLAFVLAVTGNLTLVLAQRRDPSIHYSPQFHKVTVAGVTIYCYAWLVPLALWGFLRWRQGTREHMGLYTFLETVCVYGYSLFVFIPTVVLWLIPVEWLQWLFGALALALSSAGLVFTLWPVVREDTRLVAIALLSVVVLLHALLALGCKLYFFQPLPPEHVVPGPQATPLSPSVMLPTSARSMTTF; from the exons ATGGCAGCGACTGACGAACTGGCCTTCCATG AGTTCGAGGAAGCCACAAATCTTCTGGCAGAGACCCCAAATGCAGCTACCACTAGCCAAAGTGATGCACTGACCTCAAGAGAGCACGTGGCTGTGGTTATGGAATCAGGTATTGGCTATAGGGccgaagagatggaggaagagggtgACAGGACATCG CTTCTACAGGAAGAAAAGCCACAACCGAGATTCTGGACGTTTGACTACTATCAGAGCTTCTTTGATGTGGACACTTCCCAG GTCTTGGACCGGATCAAAGGCTCGCTGCTGCCTCACCCGGGCCACAACTTTGTGTGGCACCATCTTAGAAATCGGCCTGACCTATATG GACTGATGGACCTGGGACTCCATGTCCCCTTTACAGGACCCTTCTGGATCTGTGCTACCTTGGCTTTTGTCCTGGCAGTTACTGGCAATCTCACTTTGGTGCTTGCACAGAGGCGGGACCCCTCCATCCACTACAGCCCCCAGTTCCACAAGG TGACTGTAGCAGGTGTTACCATCTACTGCTATGCGTGGCTAGTGCCACTGGCACTGTGGGGCTTCCTCCGGTGGCGCCAGGGCACAAGGGAGCACATGGGGTTGTACACTTTCCTGGAGACAGTTTGTGTCTATGGCTACTCACTCTTTGTCTTCATCCCCACAGTG GTCCTATGGCTTATCCCAGTGGAGTGGCTGCAGTGGCTCTTTGGAGCACTGGCTCTGGCCCTGTCATCTGCTGGGCTGGTGTTCACACTGTGGCCTGTTGTCCGAGAGGATACAAGGCTGGTGGCTATAGCACTGCTGTCCGTTGTAGTGCTGCTTCACGCTCTCTTGGCGCTAGGTTGTAAG CTGTACTTCTTCCAGCCACTGCCTCCGGAACATGTTGTACCAGGACCGCAAGCCACACCTTTATCTCCCAGTGTCATGCTGCCCACCTCAGCCCGGTCCATGACAACCTTCTAG
- the Yipf2 gene encoding protein YIPF2 isoform X2 encodes MAATDELAFHEFEEATNLLAETPNAATTSQSDALTSREHVAVVMESGIGYRAEEMEEEGDRTSLLQEEKPQPRFWTFDYYQSFFDVDTSQVLDRIKGSLLPHPGHNFVWHHLRNRPDLYGPFWICATLAFVLAVTGNLTLVLAQRRDPSIHYSPQFHKVTVAGVTIYCYAWLVPLALWGFLRWRQGTREHMGLYTFLETVCVYGYSLFVFIPTVVLWLIPVEWLQWLFGALALALSSAGLVFTLWPVVREDTRLVAIALLSVVVLLHALLALGCKLYFFQPLPPEHVVPGPQATPLSPSVMLPTSARSMTTF; translated from the exons ATGGCAGCGACTGACGAACTGGCCTTCCATG AGTTCGAGGAAGCCACAAATCTTCTGGCAGAGACCCCAAATGCAGCTACCACTAGCCAAAGTGATGCACTGACCTCAAGAGAGCACGTGGCTGTGGTTATGGAATCAGGTATTGGCTATAGGGccgaagagatggaggaagagggtgACAGGACATCG CTTCTACAGGAAGAAAAGCCACAACCGAGATTCTGGACGTTTGACTACTATCAGAGCTTCTTTGATGTGGACACTTCCCAG GTCTTGGACCGGATCAAAGGCTCGCTGCTGCCTCACCCGGGCCACAACTTTGTGTGGCACCATCTTAGAAATCGGCCTGACCTATATG GACCCTTCTGGATCTGTGCTACCTTGGCTTTTGTCCTGGCAGTTACTGGCAATCTCACTTTGGTGCTTGCACAGAGGCGGGACCCCTCCATCCACTACAGCCCCCAGTTCCACAAGG TGACTGTAGCAGGTGTTACCATCTACTGCTATGCGTGGCTAGTGCCACTGGCACTGTGGGGCTTCCTCCGGTGGCGCCAGGGCACAAGGGAGCACATGGGGTTGTACACTTTCCTGGAGACAGTTTGTGTCTATGGCTACTCACTCTTTGTCTTCATCCCCACAGTG GTCCTATGGCTTATCCCAGTGGAGTGGCTGCAGTGGCTCTTTGGAGCACTGGCTCTGGCCCTGTCATCTGCTGGGCTGGTGTTCACACTGTGGCCTGTTGTCCGAGAGGATACAAGGCTGGTGGCTATAGCACTGCTGTCCGTTGTAGTGCTGCTTCACGCTCTCTTGGCGCTAGGTTGTAAG CTGTACTTCTTCCAGCCACTGCCTCCGGAACATGTTGTACCAGGACCGCAAGCCACACCTTTATCTCCCAGTGTCATGCTGCCCACCTCAGCCCGGTCCATGACAACCTTCTAG